In the genome of Leptolyngbya subtilissima AS-A7, one region contains:
- a CDS encoding ABC transporter ATP-binding protein gives MSAKNLGRQLSDRWLWRGVSFELVAGDCVGLVAPSGVGKTLLMRNLALLDPLQQGEVRFEGKTPVEWGVPTYRSRVMIVPQRAIALDGTVQDNLKQVFDLGIYNQRRFEPTIIQTWLEKLGRGPEFLQLQGSRLSGGEAQILALLRALQLNPQVLLLDESTASLDAATTTKVEALLHDWLQSPHRACILTSHDTEQIRRITYRQLNLGDFV, from the coding sequence TTGTCTGCCAAAAATTTGGGTCGCCAGCTGTCGGATCGGTGGCTATGGCGAGGGGTGAGTTTTGAGCTAGTGGCTGGCGACTGCGTCGGTTTGGTGGCCCCTTCTGGCGTGGGCAAAACCCTGCTGATGCGCAACCTGGCGCTGCTCGACCCGTTGCAGCAGGGAGAAGTTAGGTTTGAGGGCAAAACTCCTGTCGAGTGGGGGGTACCCACCTACCGCAGCCGCGTGATGATTGTGCCGCAGCGAGCGATCGCCCTCGATGGCACCGTGCAAGACAATCTCAAGCAGGTGTTTGATCTCGGCATTTATAACCAGCGCCGCTTTGAGCCCACCATCATTCAAACTTGGCTAGAGAAACTGGGCCGCGGTCCAGAGTTTCTGCAGTTGCAAGGCTCTCGGCTCTCTGGCGGCGAGGCCCAAATTTTGGCGCTGCTGCGCGCGTTGCAGCTCAATCCCCAGGTGCTGCTGCTGGACGAGTCTACGGCTTCTCTGGATGCAGCCACCACCACCAAAGTAGAAGCCCTGCTGCACGACTGGCTCCAGTCTCCCCACCGCGCCTGCATTCTCACCAGTCACGACACCGAGCAAATTCGCCGGATCACCTACCGCCAGCTCAATCTGGGAGATTTTGTCTAA
- the yddG gene encoding aromatic amino acid exporter YddG — MELVQNQRQPTAIGFSAVLMWATLALLTDLSGTVPPFQLTAMAFTIAFFIGLAAWARSGGNVLRHLRLPWQVWALGIGGLFGYHFFYFMALRHAPAVEASLIAYLWPLLIVFFSALLPGERLRWFHGAGAIAGFLGASLLVTKGQGFSFDAQYTTGYLAALVCALTWSGYSILSRYFGAIPTNAVGGFCGATAVLAWICHALFETTVAPMGWEWVAILALGLGPVGLAFFTWDYGVKHGNIRVLGALSYAAPLLSTLLLIAFGRAESTAVVGLACALIVGGALLATLDFFGPQAGKG; from the coding sequence GTGGAGTTAGTGCAGAACCAACGACAGCCAACCGCGATCGGATTTTCAGCGGTGCTGATGTGGGCCACCCTGGCCCTGCTGACTGATCTGAGCGGCACGGTGCCACCGTTTCAGCTGACGGCGATGGCGTTTACGATCGCATTCTTTATTGGCCTTGCCGCCTGGGCTCGGTCGGGGGGCAATGTGCTGCGCCACCTGCGGCTACCCTGGCAAGTTTGGGCCTTGGGCATTGGCGGGCTGTTTGGCTATCACTTCTTCTATTTCATGGCGCTGCGCCACGCCCCAGCGGTGGAGGCGAGCCTGATTGCCTACCTGTGGCCGCTGCTGATTGTGTTTTTTTCGGCGCTGCTGCCCGGCGAGCGGCTGCGGTGGTTTCACGGGGCAGGGGCGATCGCAGGCTTTCTTGGCGCGAGTTTGCTCGTCACTAAGGGCCAAGGCTTCAGCTTTGATGCCCAATACACCACCGGGTATCTGGCGGCTCTGGTCTGCGCCCTCACTTGGTCGGGCTACTCCATTCTCTCTCGATATTTTGGGGCAATTCCGACCAATGCCGTGGGGGGCTTTTGCGGAGCCACGGCAGTGCTGGCCTGGATCTGTCATGCTCTGTTTGAAACAACGGTAGCCCCAATGGGTTGGGAATGGGTCGCCATTCTTGCCCTGGGGCTAGGGCCGGTGGGGCTGGCCTTCTTCACCTGGGATTATGGCGTGAAGCATGGCAATATTCGCGTGCTGGGAGCGCTCTCCTACGCGGCTCCCTTGCTCTCGACACTGCTGCTGATCGCCTTTGGCCGGGCAGAGTCCACAGCGGTGGTGGGGCTGGCCTGTGCGCTGATCGTCGGTGGGGCTCTGCTGGCGACGCTCGATTTCTTTGGGCCCCAGGCAGGGAAGGGTTAA
- the lnt gene encoding apolipoprotein N-acyltransferase has translation MKVAGTFLRNLGSGWSWRQAGLVTLSGVLMALALPPWSLWPLAWVGLVPLWWVVLRTPQMGLAATYGLLWGLVYYGISLAWITHLHPLMWMGVPWGSSVAIALSSWLFIVFWGSVCIAVWGGVTAWAAHRWPKRSLWLVLAGTALWCFLEALRNHSPLDWSPLSLTQSPNNLWILHIAKISGPGAITAILVATNGLLAFSVSRANAPGLSSHPPTHPPIHLSTRRPLALTAIALVLLGHTLGAILYARTETVPSSQSISLGLIQGNVPTREKLTPQGVNQALEGYTSGYRLLAAQGVDAVVTPEGALPQLWNPNAPQIAAIIRTVEQAGVPLWLGTFAPVPGKGRSQYTQSLLELRPDGQTYGRYNKVQLVPLGEYVPFEAVLGRLISRLSPLDSYLVPGASEQRFETSVGQGIVGVCYESAYSRLFRPQVRNGGEFIVTASNNDPYPVWMMRQHHGFDVLRAVESDRWALRVTNTGLSGLVDNHGRTLWLGEPHTYLTHRATLDRRHTLTPYIRWGDWLTPLLLGVTLVLGWRDRR, from the coding sequence ATGAAGGTGGCAGGGACGTTTTTACGAAATCTTGGCTCCGGTTGGAGTTGGCGGCAGGCTGGTCTGGTTACTCTCAGCGGGGTATTGATGGCTTTGGCGCTGCCGCCGTGGAGTCTTTGGCCACTGGCTTGGGTGGGGTTGGTGCCGCTGTGGTGGGTAGTGTTGAGAACGCCGCAGATGGGATTGGCGGCTACCTATGGGCTGCTGTGGGGGTTGGTGTACTACGGCATTTCGCTGGCGTGGATTACCCACCTGCACCCGCTGATGTGGATGGGGGTGCCTTGGGGAAGTAGCGTTGCGATCGCCCTCTCCTCCTGGCTCTTTATCGTTTTCTGGGGTTCTGTTTGCATAGCGGTGTGGGGCGGAGTGACTGCCTGGGCTGCCCATCGCTGGCCCAAGCGCTCACTTTGGCTAGTGCTCGCCGGTACTGCCCTGTGGTGCTTCCTCGAAGCGCTACGCAACCACAGCCCCCTCGACTGGTCGCCCCTCAGCCTCACCCAAAGCCCCAACAACCTGTGGATCTTGCACATAGCTAAAATCTCAGGGCCAGGAGCTATCACTGCCATTCTGGTTGCCACCAACGGCCTTTTGGCATTCTCTGTTTCGAGGGCTAACGCACCTGGGCTATCTTCCCATCCCCCTACGCATCCACCCATCCACCTATCCACTCGACGCCCCCTTGCCCTGACCGCGATCGCGCTGGTACTGCTAGGTCATACCCTCGGGGCCATTCTCTACGCCCGCACCGAAACTGTTCCCTCCAGCCAGTCCATCTCCTTGGGACTCATTCAGGGCAATGTGCCTACCCGCGAAAAGCTGACGCCCCAGGGGGTTAACCAGGCGCTAGAGGGCTACACTAGCGGCTATCGTCTCCTGGCGGCCCAAGGGGTGGATGCAGTGGTGACGCCGGAAGGGGCGCTGCCGCAGCTGTGGAATCCGAATGCGCCCCAAATCGCGGCCATCATTCGCACGGTGGAGCAAGCTGGGGTGCCCTTGTGGTTGGGCACCTTTGCGCCGGTACCGGGGAAGGGGCGATCGCAGTACACCCAGAGCCTGCTTGAGCTGCGCCCCGACGGCCAGACCTACGGGCGTTACAACAAAGTACAGCTGGTGCCTCTGGGAGAATACGTGCCCTTTGAGGCCGTGCTAGGTCGCCTGATCAGTCGGCTGTCGCCGCTCGATAGCTACTTGGTGCCAGGGGCATCTGAGCAGCGGTTTGAGACCAGCGTTGGGCAAGGCATTGTTGGTGTGTGTTATGAGTCGGCCTACAGCCGTCTGTTTCGCCCCCAGGTTAGAAACGGCGGCGAGTTCATCGTCACCGCTTCTAACAACGACCCCTACCCGGTGTGGATGATGAGGCAGCACCACGGGTTTGACGTGCTGCGGGCGGTGGAGAGCGATCGCTGGGCGCTGCGCGTCACCAACACCGGACTCTCTGGCCTGGTCGACAACCACGGTCGCACCCTCTGGCTGGGGGAACCCCACACCTATCTCACCCACCGCGCTACCCTCGATCGCCGCCACACTCTCACTCCCTACATTCGCTGGGGCGACTGGCTAACGCCGCTGCTGTTGGGCGTGACCCTAGTGCTGGGATGGCGCGATCGCCGCTGA